A stretch of the Euleptes europaea isolate rEulEur1 chromosome 14, rEulEur1.hap1, whole genome shotgun sequence genome encodes the following:
- the SET gene encoding protein SET isoform X1, with the protein MSAPAAKVSKKELNSNHDGADEISDKEQQEAIEHIDEVQNEIDRLNEQASEEILKVEQKYNKLRQPFFQKRSELIAKIPNFWVTTFVNHPQGKLSALLGEEDEEALHYLTRVEVTEFEDIKSGYRIDFYFDENPYFENKMLSKEFHLNESGDPSSKSSEIKWKSGKDLTKRSSQTQNKASRKRQHEEPESFFTWFTDHSDAGADELGEVIKDDIWPNPLQYYLVPDMDDEEGEGEEDDDDDEEEEGLEDIDEEGDEDEGEEDEDDEEGEEGEEDEGEDD; encoded by the exons aTGTCGGCGCCGGCGGCCAAAGTCAGCAAGAAGGAGCTCAACTCCAACCACGACGGGGCCGACGAGATCTCAG acAAAGAGCAACAGGAAGCAATTGAACATATTGATGAAGTACAGAATGAAATAGACAG ACTGAATGAACAAGCCAGTGAGGAAATTTTGAAAGTAGAACAGAAATACAACAAACTCCGCCAACCATTCTTCCAGAAGAGGTCAGAATTGATCGCCAAAATCCCAAATTTTTGGGTAACAACATTTGTCAACCACCCACAAGGTAAGT TATCTGCACTGTTgggggaagaagatgaagaagcacTGCATTATTTGACCAGAGTTGAGGTGACGGAGTTTGAAGACATCAAATCAGGTTACAGAATAGATTTT TATTTTGATGAAAATCCATATTTTGAAAATAAGATGCTCTCCAAAGAGTTTCACCTGAATGAGAGTGGGGACCCGTCATCAAAATCCAGTGAAATCAAGTGGAAATCTGGGAAG GATCTGACAAAGCGTTCAAGCCAGACACAGAACAAGGCCAGCAGAAAGAGGCAGCATGAAGAACCAGAGAGCTTCTTCACCTGGTTCACTGACCATTCTGATGCAGGAGCTGATGAGCTAGGCGAGGTCATTAAAGATGACATCTGGCCAAATCCATTGCAGTACTATTTG GTTCCTGATATGGATGACGAAGAAGGTGAAGGAGAGGAGGACGacgatgatgatgaagaggaggaaggacTGGAGGACATAGATGAGGAAGGTGATGAAGATGAgggtgaagaagatgaagatgatgaggaGGGTGAAGAAGGAGAG GAGGATGAAGGAGAAGATGACTGA
- the SET gene encoding protein SET isoform X3, whose amino-acid sequence MSAPAAKVSKKELNSNHDGADEISDKEQQEAIEHIDEVQNEIDRLNEQASEEILKVEQKYNKLRQPFFQKRSELIAKIPNFWVTTFVNHPQGKLSALLGEEDEEALHYLTRVEVTEFEDIKSGYRIDFYFDENPYFENKMLSKEFHLNESGDPSSKSSEIKWKSGKDLTKRSSQTQNKASRKRQHEEPESFFTWFTDHSDAGADELGEVIKDDIWPNPLQYYLVPDMDDEEGEGEEDDDDDEEEEGLEDIDEEGG is encoded by the exons aTGTCGGCGCCGGCGGCCAAAGTCAGCAAGAAGGAGCTCAACTCCAACCACGACGGGGCCGACGAGATCTCAG acAAAGAGCAACAGGAAGCAATTGAACATATTGATGAAGTACAGAATGAAATAGACAG ACTGAATGAACAAGCCAGTGAGGAAATTTTGAAAGTAGAACAGAAATACAACAAACTCCGCCAACCATTCTTCCAGAAGAGGTCAGAATTGATCGCCAAAATCCCAAATTTTTGGGTAACAACATTTGTCAACCACCCACAAGGTAAGT TATCTGCACTGTTgggggaagaagatgaagaagcacTGCATTATTTGACCAGAGTTGAGGTGACGGAGTTTGAAGACATCAAATCAGGTTACAGAATAGATTTT TATTTTGATGAAAATCCATATTTTGAAAATAAGATGCTCTCCAAAGAGTTTCACCTGAATGAGAGTGGGGACCCGTCATCAAAATCCAGTGAAATCAAGTGGAAATCTGGGAAG GATCTGACAAAGCGTTCAAGCCAGACACAGAACAAGGCCAGCAGAAAGAGGCAGCATGAAGAACCAGAGAGCTTCTTCACCTGGTTCACTGACCATTCTGATGCAGGAGCTGATGAGCTAGGCGAGGTCATTAAAGATGACATCTGGCCAAATCCATTGCAGTACTATTTG GTTCCTGATATGGATGACGAAGAAGGTGAAGGAGAGGAGGACGacgatgatgatgaagaggaggaaggacTGGAGGACATAGATGAGGAAG GAGGATGA
- the SET gene encoding protein SET isoform X2, translated as MSAPAAKVSKKELNSNHDGADEISDKEQQEAIEHIDEVQNEIDRLNEQASEEILKVEQKYNKLRQPFFQKRSELIAKIPNFWVTTFVNHPQVSALLGEEDEEALHYLTRVEVTEFEDIKSGYRIDFYFDENPYFENKMLSKEFHLNESGDPSSKSSEIKWKSGKDLTKRSSQTQNKASRKRQHEEPESFFTWFTDHSDAGADELGEVIKDDIWPNPLQYYLVPDMDDEEGEGEEDDDDDEEEEGLEDIDEEGDEDEGEEDEDDEEGEEGEEDEGEDD; from the exons aTGTCGGCGCCGGCGGCCAAAGTCAGCAAGAAGGAGCTCAACTCCAACCACGACGGGGCCGACGAGATCTCAG acAAAGAGCAACAGGAAGCAATTGAACATATTGATGAAGTACAGAATGAAATAGACAG ACTGAATGAACAAGCCAGTGAGGAAATTTTGAAAGTAGAACAGAAATACAACAAACTCCGCCAACCATTCTTCCAGAAGAGGTCAGAATTGATCGCCAAAATCCCAAATTTTTGGGTAACAACATTTGTCAACCACCCACAAG TATCTGCACTGTTgggggaagaagatgaagaagcacTGCATTATTTGACCAGAGTTGAGGTGACGGAGTTTGAAGACATCAAATCAGGTTACAGAATAGATTTT TATTTTGATGAAAATCCATATTTTGAAAATAAGATGCTCTCCAAAGAGTTTCACCTGAATGAGAGTGGGGACCCGTCATCAAAATCCAGTGAAATCAAGTGGAAATCTGGGAAG GATCTGACAAAGCGTTCAAGCCAGACACAGAACAAGGCCAGCAGAAAGAGGCAGCATGAAGAACCAGAGAGCTTCTTCACCTGGTTCACTGACCATTCTGATGCAGGAGCTGATGAGCTAGGCGAGGTCATTAAAGATGACATCTGGCCAAATCCATTGCAGTACTATTTG GTTCCTGATATGGATGACGAAGAAGGTGAAGGAGAGGAGGACGacgatgatgatgaagaggaggaaggacTGGAGGACATAGATGAGGAAGGTGATGAAGATGAgggtgaagaagatgaagatgatgaggaGGGTGAAGAAGGAGAG GAGGATGAAGGAGAAGATGACTGA